A region of Planococcus sp. MSAK28401 DNA encodes the following proteins:
- a CDS encoding alpha/beta fold hydrolase, with translation MKKEIIKFDNGLQIGMRSWGNMNHTTLLFFHGLGSSAASFTELANLLSSEYRIIALDLPGHGLSTAEQFEESFSVASMARWVKEAMEQLDIKDLHVIGHSIGGNIALAFAKIFSVQSVILLDGGYIRSSNIPGSSITEEIRFAKEHCDNHAFSSWTQFEEKMAEDGLTERLIEMAEPSMQAERDAIKLILTSEHAGYYVKQHFNEPSMDTLSDIDVPVLLLRSTLPKAFNSHRESETARLQQYLALSVEEVKDTSHDIYWENPEVVSQKISQWISRKK, from the coding sequence ATGAAAAAGGAAATCATTAAATTTGATAACGGATTACAGATAGGCATGCGCTCATGGGGGAACATGAACCACACAACGCTTCTTTTTTTTCACGGCCTTGGGAGTTCGGCAGCCAGCTTTACTGAATTAGCCAACTTACTTTCTTCAGAATACAGAATCATCGCATTAGATTTGCCTGGGCATGGTTTATCTACAGCTGAACAATTTGAAGAATCCTTTTCAGTAGCGTCGATGGCTAGGTGGGTAAAGGAAGCAATGGAACAACTTGATATTAAAGATCTTCATGTCATTGGACATTCAATAGGTGGGAACATAGCGTTGGCGTTTGCCAAAATTTTCTCGGTTCAATCAGTCATTCTCTTGGACGGCGGGTATATACGCTCAAGCAATATTCCCGGTAGTTCTATCACTGAAGAGATTCGATTCGCAAAAGAGCATTGTGATAATCATGCTTTTTCATCCTGGACACAGTTCGAAGAAAAGATGGCCGAGGACGGTTTGACGGAACGATTAATTGAAATGGCGGAACCGAGCATGCAAGCAGAACGTGATGCCATTAAGTTGATTTTAACGAGTGAACATGCCGGATATTATGTGAAGCAACATTTCAATGAGCCGAGCATGGATACCTTAAGTGATATCGATGTACCGGTCTTGCTGCTTAGAAGCACTTTGCCGAAGGCGTTTAATTCCCATCGTGAAAGCGAAACTGCGAGACTCCAACAGTATTTGGCTCTCTCTGTGGAAGAAGTGAAAGATACTTCCCACGATATCTATTGGGAGAACCCGGAAGTGGTGAGCCAAAAAATCTCGCAGTGGATCAGCCGTAAAAAATAG
- a CDS encoding SMI1/KNR4 family protein yields MKKHYYTGKNFWRYDTNDSRPLYPCNNEIIEKAELVLGIRFPNSFKDLMKKRNGGELHYPYFTVPATRANSRSGEVFHLPCIEPIHFEVDNTCILSSKELITSTNDERGGKALSDKLIVLWTDFHHWLVFDYKNQKETPSVLLIVENYDSPEIVWEIIELAESFDQFLEQLFLETN; encoded by the coding sequence ATGAAGAAACATTACTATACTGGAAAGAACTTTTGGCGATACGATACCAACGATTCTAGACCTCTTTATCCATGCAATAATGAAATCATTGAAAAAGCTGAGTTAGTCTTGGGAATCCGTTTTCCTAATTCTTTTAAAGACTTGATGAAAAAGCGGAACGGGGGAGAACTTCATTACCCATATTTTACTGTTCCAGCAACTAGAGCAAATAGCAGATCAGGTGAGGTATTTCATTTGCCATGTATTGAACCTATACATTTTGAAGTGGATAACACCTGTATTTTATCATCCAAAGAACTGATTACCTCTACAAATGATGAGCGGGGCGGTAAAGCACTTTCTGACAAGCTCATCGTGCTTTGGACTGATTTTCATCATTGGCTTGTATTTGATTATAAAAATCAAAAAGAAACCCCCTCGGTATTATTGATTGTTGAGAATTACGATTCACCGGAAATAGTTTGGGAAATCATTGAGCTCGCCGAGTCCTTTGATCAATTCCTAGAGCAATTATTCCTGGAAACGAATTAA
- a CDS encoding LPXTG cell wall anchor domain-containing protein has translation MKKTLSLFSVVVFAGFGFVAPALANENEEGLVSNGIEVSEIIEKTEIPVLYEDTDLFEVKTHPDHQEISVGAYLGEDSTENNFVPEYENNSAIFDFSEVELKAGDTITFFIQDGLVFSEEFVRTIQPAEAAAEETVDENSEEGGVLPNTATNTPMMMVMSISLVVLGGALLAVRRRKSSTM, from the coding sequence ATGAAAAAGACATTGTCTCTTTTTAGCGTAGTGGTTTTTGCAGGATTCGGTTTCGTGGCCCCAGCTTTGGCAAATGAGAATGAGGAGGGTTTAGTCTCTAACGGAATTGAAGTATCAGAAATCATTGAGAAAACAGAAATCCCTGTATTGTATGAGGATACTGATTTATTTGAAGTGAAGACTCATCCCGATCACCAGGAAATTTCAGTGGGTGCCTATTTGGGAGAAGACTCTACTGAGAACAATTTTGTTCCTGAATACGAAAACAATTCAGCTATCTTTGACTTCAGTGAGGTTGAATTAAAGGCAGGCGATACGATTACGTTCTTTATTCAAGATGGCCTTGTCTTCAGCGAAGAATTTGTCAGAACTATTCAGCCAGCAGAAGCAGCTGCTGAGGAAACTGTTGATGAAAATAGCGAAGAGGGCGGAGTACTTCCGAATACAGCAACCAATACGCCGATGATGATGGTAATGTCTATTTCCCTAGTCGTCCTAGGTGGAGCTTTGTTGGCCGTACGCCGCCGTAAATCATCTACTATGTAA
- a CDS encoding ATP-binding cassette domain-containing protein gives MKTKETLLYGAIMQLKKGTIYGLSARNGSGKTTLLRTISGLRSEPLGSISIHENDHILSALEVKKQLFYFETVEWFDPNLSGWDYLRFTQASWNQSARPIDEIVSFWEMKSYIKTPIKKYSLGMKQKVLLAMYDVSGASYWLLDEPTIGLDTNSLKKFQTYLLEAKQDGACILFSSHQNDSLYAVCDYIYEMEDGSLILSTIRKGEDKE, from the coding sequence TTGAAAACAAAAGAAACATTATTATACGGAGCCATCATGCAATTGAAGAAAGGAACAATCTATGGCTTATCCGCCCGGAACGGTAGTGGTAAAACCACATTGCTCCGAACCATCAGTGGACTGAGAAGCGAGCCTCTAGGTTCGATATCTATTCATGAGAACGATCACATATTATCTGCACTGGAAGTGAAAAAACAGTTGTTCTACTTTGAGACGGTGGAATGGTTTGACCCTAATTTATCCGGATGGGATTATTTGCGGTTTACACAGGCTTCTTGGAACCAGTCTGCCCGTCCGATTGACGAAATCGTCTCTTTTTGGGAAATGAAGTCGTACATCAAGACACCCATCAAAAAATATTCGCTTGGCATGAAACAAAAGGTGTTGCTCGCCATGTATGACGTGAGTGGGGCAAGCTATTGGCTGCTTGATGAGCCAACCATTGGCTTGGACACCAATAGCCTGAAGAAATTTCAAACGTATTTGCTAGAGGCTAAACAAGACGGGGCTTGCATTTTATTTTCTTCTCACCAGAATGATAGTTTGTATGCGGTCTGCGACTACATTTACGAAATGGAAGATGGCTCCTTAATTCTGTCCACGATAAGAAAGGGGGAGGACAAGGAGTGA
- a CDS encoding IS256 family transposase, protein MTQFTTDIMQALVKKEDISEVFRKHLETAVNTLLQTELTAFLDYEKYDRIGFNSGNSRNGVYTRTLHTEYGDLELSMPRDRNGEFNQQTVAPYKRSNDTLEAFVIHMFQKGVTMSEISDLIEKMYGHHYTPQTISNMTKVMSEQVEAFKSRPLEQRYACVYLDATYIALKRDTVSKEAVYITIGIREDGSKEVLAYTVAPTESAFVWEEVLLDLKERGVEEVLLFISDGLKGITDRIFAVFPDAQYQACCVHLSRGIRHKVRVTDRKEILDDFKSVYRAENQELGEKALKAFVDKWKTAYPKVAKSLEANPYIFTFYSFPKSIWRSIYSTNLIESFNKNVKKYSKRKEQFPNEDSLDRFLVSQFEIYNQNFSTRCHIGFDQARAELTEMFKQT, encoded by the coding sequence ATGACTCAGTTTACAACAGATATTATGCAAGCTCTAGTAAAAAAAGAAGACATCTCCGAAGTTTTTCGCAAACATTTGGAGACGGCGGTGAATACACTTCTTCAAACGGAACTAACAGCGTTCCTGGATTACGAAAAATACGACCGCATCGGGTTTAATTCCGGCAACTCACGCAATGGTGTCTACACGCGGACACTCCATACGGAGTATGGGGATTTAGAGCTTTCGATGCCACGGGACCGGAACGGCGAATTCAACCAACAGACGGTCGCTCCGTACAAGCGCTCAAACGATACGCTGGAAGCCTTCGTTATTCACATGTTTCAAAAAGGCGTGACCATGTCCGAGATTTCGGACCTGATCGAGAAAATGTACGGCCATCATTACACGCCACAAACCATTTCCAATATGACGAAAGTCATGAGCGAACAGGTCGAGGCGTTTAAATCTCGTCCGTTAGAACAGCGTTACGCGTGTGTCTATCTGGATGCAACTTACATTGCCCTCAAGCGCGACACGGTCTCGAAGGAAGCCGTCTATATTACGATTGGCATCCGAGAGGACGGCTCAAAAGAAGTCTTGGCCTATACAGTGGCACCTACGGAATCCGCATTTGTTTGGGAAGAAGTCCTGTTGGACTTGAAAGAGCGCGGTGTCGAAGAGGTGCTTTTGTTTATCTCCGACGGCTTAAAAGGCATCACTGATCGCATCTTCGCGGTCTTTCCCGATGCTCAATATCAGGCGTGCTGCGTCCACTTGTCGCGTGGGATCCGCCACAAAGTTCGCGTTACCGATCGCAAGGAGATTCTGGATGATTTCAAATCGGTCTACCGGGCAGAGAACCAAGAACTGGGTGAAAAAGCGTTGAAAGCCTTTGTCGACAAATGGAAAACGGCCTATCCCAAAGTGGCGAAATCGTTGGAAGCGAATCCCTATATTTTCACTTTCTACAGCTTCCCAAAATCCATTTGGCGAAGCATCTATTCAACGAACCTGATCGAATCGTTCAACAAGAACGTAAAGAAATACAGCAAGCGCAAGGAGCAATTTCCGAACGAAGATTCCTTGGATCGCTTCCTGGTTTCCCAGTTCGAAATCTATAACCAGAACTTCTCCACCCGTTGCCATATCGGATTCGATCAAGCTCGTGCAGAGCTGACTGAGATGTTCAAGCAAACCTAA